In Vanessa atalanta chromosome 17, ilVanAtal1.2, whole genome shotgun sequence, one DNA window encodes the following:
- the LOC125070285 gene encoding uncharacterized protein LOC125070285, which yields MSRWFYGFFTIFIFVSTDVTCIKNVESEDQCIDYYKTGENFDLNLLAGDWYAVYYWPPIQRRRSSCEVIKFQKANQSEIEPGCENNLPKKDVILKSTYKNNSGKQTNVYYYGEEEVKHQIRSCNLLSKYIFIKLDDEYVMGINCSSGGRGILLTKNQPTDEEVQDVVEDIDIMRGRQGSPDCPLAR from the coding sequence ATGTCTCGCTGGTTTTACGGGTTTTTTACGATATTTATCTTCGTTTCGACCGATGTGACCTGTATCAAGAATGTCGAAAGCGAGGACCAGTGCATCGACTATTACAAAACTGGTGAGAACTTCGATTTAAACCTGTTAGCTGGTGACTGGTACGCGGTGTATTACTGGCCACCGATTCAAAGAAGAAGAAGTAGTTGTGAAGTGATCAAGTTTCAAAAGGCGAACCAATCCGAAATAGAGCCCGGttgtgaaaataatttaccaaaaaaagACGTGATTTTGAAGTCGACTTATAAGAATAATTCCGGCAAACAAACGAACGTATATTATTACGGCGAAGAGGAAGTTAAACATCAAATTCGTTCTTGCAATCTTCTAtcgaaatacatatttattaagttgGATGATGAATACGTGATGGGTATTAACTGTTCGTCCGGAGGCAGAGGGATCCTCCTCACAAAAAATCAACCCACAGATGAGGAAGTACAGGACGTCGTAGAAGATATAGACATTATGAGAGGCCGTCAAGGAAGTCCTGACTGCCCCCTCGCTCGTTAA
- the LOC125070280 gene encoding BAG family molecular chaperone regulator 2: MEVDVYSIAEGSRLPLIDETTALGTQAPKDRLIAVLDQVEMRVERLRRDTVRIEEERDSLLSTLDSVKHSELLNDISDCDQDDIKRYAERILARAMTVEVAVRTDRDPQQEEALHQVNMFIDQLVMSVHEDTVVAHTRCQTYMNACTSQPDPCSGTDRNFETAILGCTLDDQKRIKKRLQGLLEYFAKLNVTSYS; the protein is encoded by the exons ATGGAAGTAGACGTGTATTCCATTGCCGAAGGATCTCGGCTACCACTTATTGATGAAACTACGGCTCTTGGAACACAAGCACCAAAAGACAG ATTGATAGCTGTGCTGGACCAAGTCGAGATGCGTGTGGAGCGGTTGCGGCGTGATACAGTACGGATCGAAGAGGAGAGAGATTCCCTGCTATCTACTCTCGACAGCGTCAAGCATTCAGAACTTTTAAATGACATTTCTGACT GTGACCAAGACGACATAAAGCGTTATGCGGAGCGCATCCTGGCGCGCGCCATGACCGTGGAGGTGGCCGTGCGCACCGACCGCGACCCGCAGCAGGAAGAGGCTTTGCATCAG GTGAACATGTTCATAGACCAATTAGTGATGTCCGTGCACGAGGACACGGTGGTCGCGCACACGCGTTGTCAGACGTACATGAACGCGTGCACTTCTCAGCCCGATCCCTGCAGTGGAACCGATAGAAACTTCGAGACCGCTATACTAGGCTGCACCCTGGATGACCAGAAACGAATCAAGAAACGTCTCCAGGGTCTTCTGGAATACTTTGCAAAGCTCAACGTCACGTCATACTCGTGA
- the LOC125070500 gene encoding protein FAM91A1, translated as MEDEIDECVRKKISWPQLPGNIKKLFNETPKEYDKYIFEFSIKNQLRYRGSLVRTVKKDERKYYEALVQSSIQRLMLYPYHLADMIVKGLRITPFIYYIEVVALLIELEKSYDTMPNFTAADCLRLLGVGRNEYLELVAKARSLGRRGRSRAIRCLLPRVPLNVPMQPWWRVELGYVLEEDVKPLGESEKALIDLLIDQGSQTAGTLDYYVVKKLYRRGLIYLDVPITAADKVSVPPLKGFVMNRIAGDYFETLLYKVFVSIDEHTSVAELAAVLQVECELVKQAVSLYCRLGFARLQRAAPPAHASWARAVTAHSHQPYRQIAPLTFGSNIEEDLQMEPVLLKDMPSTSKQNSQSEISESSSSSSGQRVAVLFDSTLAAYLMMGNLSPDLKSHAVTLFEVGKLCDESLDSLLMELDKVVGDPEIEGEARRYLAAAACLRTALRTLRPSLRPLDLLRCEALHALDAPARARLLATKYRLAVSTAPLGREARAGAAAGALPHVGPAPPEAASPWMRLYLYHLAGYGPPTLLLTKGTVLRGIPRSLLGFSRLAVSWWGAESEAAALPAAAALAAANSALRRGPVLLQAAGVRAAPVLAHLSFPPSSDDVDELQSLWRKHAGLRRLLRRLRLSRSAGYVTLADIGVPDLGCAHPSAAVQLVTPRKKKDTCGIAKPVSEISISSNDSAKEMSEYTKVINSRLQSPIESHFAVTPTGDSKTSSPANGFTSAEGGKLLCEELDNLNIETHQSKESIASSDDFVPIHSSTSIDDFKEKHSSENSRSNESILEDLIPIQSPANIRDNVHKPEQLNDLFSPVEESISMFTQLSDKLTEITTEGDSGVDTAHNYSDDETCKPEKWTILDLQFGIPLFDEALCEKVCHSIVEKIAKPELFDKVKEDNEFIRSDVLKFVSQCQYYPGEDMGIVKRGTLVPLPRKCLVFENGRISEWNGK; from the exons ATGGAGGATGAAATTGATGAATGTGTTAGGAAAAAGATAAGTTGGCCACAATTGcctggtaatattaaaaag TTGTTCAATGAGACTCCAAAAGAATATGAcaagtatatttttgaattcagTATTAAAAATCAGCTGCGCTATAGAGGCAGCCTAG TGAGAACAGTGAAGAAGGATGAGAGAAAATACTATGAAGCACTGGTGCAGAGCAGCATACAGAGGCTTATGCTGTACCCCTATCACTTAGCTGACATGATTGTGAAGG GATTAAGAATAACtccctttatatattatatagaagttGTTGCCCTGCTAATAGAGCTGGAGAAGAGTTATGACACCATGCCTAATTTTACTGCTGCTGATT GTCTTCGGCTTCTGGGTGTTGGACGAAACGAGTACCTGGAACTAGTCGCTAAAGCTCGATCTCTTGGGAGACGTGGAAGGTCGAGAGCTATTCGATGTTTGTTACCCCGTGTACCTCTCAATGTACCCATGCAACCATGGTGGAGAGTAGAGCTGGGTTACGTCCTTGAAGAAGATGTTAAG CCTTTAGGTGAGAGCGAGAAGGCGCTAATAGACTTGCTAATCGATCAAGGGTCGCAGACCGCCGGCACGCTTGACTACTACGTTGTCAAGAAACTATACAG ACGCGGTTTGATTTACTTAGACGTGCCAATAACAGCGGCGGACAAAGTGTCAGTTCCGCCTCTCAAAGGTTTCGTGATGAACCGGATAGCCGGGGACTATTTCGAGACGTTACTGTACAAAGTGTTCGTGTCCATCGACGAGCACACCAGCGTCGCCGAGCTGGCAGCGGTGCTGCAG GTGGAGTGCGAGCTGGTGAAGCAGGCGGTGTCGCTGTACTGCCGGCTGGGCTTCGCGCGGCTGCAGCGCGCGGCGCCGCCCGCGCACGCCAGCTGGGCGCGCGCCGTCACCGCGCACTCGCACCAGCC GTATAGACAAATAGCTCCACTTACTTTTGGCTCTAACATAGAAGAAGACCTGCAAATGGAACCCGTACTTCTCAAAGATATGCCCTCTACTTCAAAACAG AATTCTCAGTCAGAAATATCTGAGTCGTCTTCAAGTAGCAGCGGTCAAAGAGTTGCTGTTCTCTTCGACTCCACATTAGCGGCTTACCTTATGATGGGaaatctatcaccg gatcTTAAAAGTCATGCGGTGACACTGTTTGAAGTTGGAAAATTGTGTGACGAAAGTTTGGACAGTCTGCTTATGGAATTGGATAAG GTGGTCGGAGATCCAGAGATCGAAGGTGAAGCGAGGCGGTACTTGGCGGCTGCAGCGTGTTTACGTACAGCGCTGCGTACGTTGCGTCCTAGCTTACGACCACTAGACCTTCTCCGCTGTGAAGCGCTTCATGCGCTCGACGCTCCAGCTCGGGCTCGCCTGTTAGCCACTAAATATAG ACTGGCGGTGTCGACGGCGCCGCTGGGCCGCGAGGcgcgcgcgggcgcggcggcgggcgcgctgcCGCACGTGGGGCCCGCGCCGCCCGAGGCCGCCTCGCCCTGGATGCGCCTCTACCTCTACCACCTCGCCGGCTACGGGCCGCCCACGCTGCTGCTCACCAAAG GCACCGTCCTGCGCGGGATCCCGCGGTCGCTGCTGGGGTTCTCGCGGCTCGCGGTGTCGTGGTGGGGCGCGGAGTCGGAGGCGGCGGCGCtgccggcggcggcggcgctggCGGCGGCCAACTCGGCGCTGCGGCGCGGGCCCGTGCTGCTGCAGGCGGCCGGCGTGCGCGCCGCGCCCGTGCTGGCGCACTTGTCCTTCCCGCCCTCGTCCGATGACGTGGACG AGCTGCAGAGCCTGTGGCGCAAGCACGCGGGCCTGCGGCGCCTGCTGCGGCGCCTGCGCCTGAGTCGCTCGGCGGGCTACGTGACGCTGGCCGACATCGGCGTGCCCGACCTGGGCTGTGCGCACCCGTCCGCGGCCGTGCAGCTCG TAACCCCAAGGAAGAAAAAAGACACTTGTGGTATAGCAAAGCCAGTCAGTGAAATATCGATATCTTCTAACGATTCTGCGAAAGAGATGTCGGAATACACGAAGGTTATAAACAGCCGTCTGCAATCGCCTATAGAGTCTCATTTCGCAGTCACTCCCACCGGAGACAGCAAGACGAGCTCGCCTGCCAACGGTTTCACAAGCGCCGAGGGCGGGAAACTACTCTGCGAAGAACTTGATAATTTAAACATCGAAACGCATCAAAGCAAAGAATCTATAGCGAGCAGCGACGACTTTGTACCCATACATTCCTCGACCAGTATTGATGATTTTAAAGAGAAACATTCCAGCGAAAATTCCAGAAGCAATGAGTCAATTTTAGAGGACTTAATTCCAATTCAATCGCCCGCTAATATAAGAGATAACGTCCACAAACCGGAGCAGTTGAACGACCTGTTCAGTCCCGTCGAAGAATCGATATCAATGTTCACACAGTTGTCCGATAAACTGACGGAGATCACCACCGAAGGCGACAGCGGTGTTGATACGGCGCATAACTATTCCGATGACGAAACTTGCAAACCTGAA AAATGGACCATTTTAGATCTTCAATTTGGCATTCCACTGTTTGACGAAGCTCTTTGTGAAAAAGTGTGTCACAGTATTGTTGAAAAGATAGCAAAGCCtgaatt gtTCGACAAAGTAAAAGAAGACAACGAATTTATAAGATCGGATGTCTTAAAGTTTGTGTCACAGTGTCAg TATTATCCAGGAGAAGATATGGGAATAGTTAAACGCGGTACTTTGGTCCCCTTACCGAGAAAATGTCTGGTGTTCGAAAATGGGAGAATTAGTGAATGGAATGGAAAGTGA